One window from the genome of Malus domestica chromosome 01, GDT2T_hap1 encodes:
- the LOC103434403 gene encoding ras-related protein RABE1a-like, with product MATAQPARGRTDYDYLIKLLLIGDSGVGKSCLLLRFSDGSFTTSFITTIGIDFKIRTIELDGKRIKLQIWDTAGQERFRTITTAYYRGAMGILLVYDVTDESSFNNIRNWIRNIEQHASVNVNKILVGNKADMDESRRAVPTSRGQALADEYGIKFFETSAKTNLNVEEVFFSIARDIKQRLAESDARGTEPQTLRINEDRAGGQAAQNSSCCG from the exons ATGGCGACTGCGCAACCGGCAAGGGGTCGGACCGATTACGATTATCTCATCAAGCTTCTCCTCATTGGGGACAGTG GTGTTGGCAAGAGTTGTCTGCTTTTGCGTTTCTCTGACGGCTCCTTCACAACAAGTTTTATCACCACTATTGG GATTGATTTCAAGATAAGAACAATCGAGCTTGATGGCAAACGGATTAAATTGCAAATCTGGGATACAGCTGGTCAAGAACGATTTCGAACAATTACAACAG CTTACTATCGAGGAGCCATGGGTATTTTGTTGGTGTATGATGTTACCGATGAGTCATCTTTCAACA ACATTAGAAACTGGATTCGCAACATTGAGCAGCATGCTTCTGTCAATGTCAACAAGATTCTGGTGGGAAACAAAGCTGATATGGATGAAAGCAGAAGG GCTGTGCCGACTTCTAGGGGTCAAGCTCTTGCTGATGAGTATGGTATCAAGTTCTTTGAAACT AGTGCAAAGACAAACCTGAATGTGGAGGAGGTCTTTTTTTCAATAGCCAGGGATATCAAACAGAGACTTGCAGAATCTGATGCCAGGGGCACTGAG CCTCAGACACTTAGGATTAATGAAGACAGAGCCGGTGGTCAAGCTGCGCAAAACTCATCTTGCTGCGGTTAG